The Methanosphaera sp. WGK6 genomic sequence GATTATATTAATAATCTAAGATTATTTTATAAAAATAGGGTAATAAATAAATATTAGAAAAACATATTATTTATTATTTAATTAGTTTTAGGGCTAGTAGCTCAGCTTGGTAGAGCGTCGCCTTGGCATGGCGGAGGCCTCGGGTTCAACTCCCGACTAGTCCATTAAGAGTTTTTTTTTTAATAAAAATTTATTAATCTAAATTTCAATATTTAATTTAAAATAAATGTATGATGTTGTTTTTATTTTTAAGTTAACTAATGAATTTTCTTTGTTTATTAAAAAAGTAGGTTCTATTTACTTTTGAAGTGGGATATTTAAATATTATTTATAATATTCAAAATAGGTCTTATATATTTCATTAACAATTAATTCAACTAAATCATCGGTTTTAATAGGGTTTTTGTTGTGTTGATTTGATAATAATTCTTTAGATAAGTCTATAATTTCGTTTAAATTAGTTGAACGTTTCATTAATCCTTTTTCGATATAATATGTATCTACTGATAATTGTTTTCCAGGATAACATGATATAACTGGTGTTCCAAGTAATGCTGATTCTCTATTCATAGTACCACCAGCACCTATAACTAAATCTGCTTTTTTCATAAGACTAAATGTATCGACAGGTGTTTCTATAATGTGGACGTTTTCAATATCTTCAAAAATATTTCCTTGAGTTTTAAATCGTGGAATTATAAGTATATTTGCATCATTTTTTAATTCATTAACAATTGGTGTTAATACTGATTTTGTACAATCCGCATCTAAATAAGATGCTAAAGATGGTTCGGGTCTCATTAAAATAGTATATTTTTTAGTTAATTTCAAATTTAAATCATCTAATATGTTTTCATTATATTTAAAATCTTCTAAATGTGTTACTTCACAAGTTCCATTGTATTGTACTATGTTATTGGGGTTCATTCCAAATTTCACAGTATTCCATACGTCAAATATTTCTGGGATGATTAATTTGTTTACTAGGGGTAATGTTAATTTATTAGCTGCTACGGCATGTTCATTATCTAAAATAAATATATTAGGA encodes the following:
- a CDS encoding DUF354 domain-containing protein is translated as MKIWIDIVNTPHVRFFNGIIKKLKEDGHEVLITARDFSNIHDLLDIFELEYTSIGNHGVTLKEKLLSSTKRAYDLSKFISEENIDIAITKHSIELPRVAFGLGIPNIFILDNEHAVAANKLTLPLVNKLIIPEIFDVWNTVKFGMNPNNIVQYNGTCEVTHLEDFKYNENILDDLNLKLTKKYTILMRPEPSLASYLDADCTKSVLTPIVNELKNDANILIIPRFKTQGNIFEDIENVHIIETPVDTFSLMKKADLVIGAGGTMNRESALLGTPVISCYPGKQLSVDTYYIEKGLMKRSTNLNEIIDLSKELLSNQHNKNPIKTDDLVELIVNEIYKTYFEYYK